From the Lathyrus oleraceus cultivar Zhongwan6 chromosome 4, CAAS_Psat_ZW6_1.0, whole genome shotgun sequence genome, one window contains:
- the LOC127076845 gene encoding inositol-tetrakisphosphate 1-kinase 3 isoform X1 — protein MKLNGEISDGEEDEEKMVVGYALTSKKKKSFLKPNFIALARNKGISFVAIDLKKPLLEQGPFDVILHKLPGKEWREIIEDYRHQHPEVTILDPPYAIQHLLNRQSMLQNVAELNLSDCHGKVGVPHQLVITKNPSTIPYEVTKAGMKLPLVAKPLVVDGSAKSHELCLAYDELSLSKLEPPLVLQEFVNHGGLLFKIYIVGEAIKVVRRFSLPNVSKNELLDVDGLFRFPRVSCAAASADDADLDPNIAEHPPRPLLERLARDLRRRLGLRLFNIDMIREHGTKDVFYVIDINYFPGYGKMPEYEHIFINFLLSLGQNKCKKKDDT, from the exons ATGAAGTTGAACGGAGAAATCTCGGAcggagaagaagatgaagagaaaatGGTGGTTGGTTACGCCTTAACGTCGAAGAAGAAGAAAAGCTTTCTAAAGCCAAACTTTATTGCCCTCGCAAG GAATAAGGGGATTTCCTTTGTTGCCATTGATCTAAAGAAGCCGCTGTTAGAACAAGGTCCATTTGATGTTATCTTGCATAAG TTGCCAGGAAAAGAGTGGCGTGAGATTATTGAG GATTACAGGCATCAACATCCCGAAGTAACCATCCTTGACCCTCCATATGCAATTCAACATTTGCTCAATCGACAATCCATGCTACAAAATGTGGCAGAGCTAAATTTATCTGACTGCCATG GCAAGGTTGGGGTTCCGCACCAGTTGGTTATCACTAAAAACCCATCTACTATTCCCTATGAAGTCACCAAAGCTGGAATGAAGTTACCTTTAG TTGCTAAACCATTAGTTGTGGATGGGAGTGCAAAGTCACACGAATTGTGTCTTGCTTATGATGAATTGTCTCTTTCAAAGCTTGAACCTCCACTTGTTCTTCAAGAGTTTGTTAATCATG GTGGTCTTCTTTTTAAGATTTATATTGTTGGGGAAGCTATAAAGGTTGTGAGGCGTTTCTCTCTACCCAATGTTAGTAAAAATGAGCTATTGGATGTCGATGGTTTATTCCGATTTCCAAGAGTTTCATGTGCAGCAGCTTCTGCAGATGATGCTGATTTGGATCCAAATATTGCAG AACATCCACCAAGACCCTTATTGGAGAGGCTTGCAAGGGACCTACGTCGCAGACTG GGACTCCGCTTGTTCAACATTGATATGATACGAGAACACGGGACAAAGGACGTGTTTTATGTCATTGATATCAATTACTTTCCTG GGTATGGAAAAATGCCAGAGTATGAGCACATATTTATCAATTTCCTACTTAGCCTTGGGCAGAACAAATGTAAGAAGAAGGATGATACTTAA
- the LOC127076845 gene encoding inositol-tetrakisphosphate 1-kinase 3 isoform X2: protein MKLNGEISDGEEDEEKMVVGYALTSKKKKSFLKPNFIALARNKGISFVAIDLKKPLLEQGPFDVILHKDYRHQHPEVTILDPPYAIQHLLNRQSMLQNVAELNLSDCHGKVGVPHQLVITKNPSTIPYEVTKAGMKLPLVAKPLVVDGSAKSHELCLAYDELSLSKLEPPLVLQEFVNHGGLLFKIYIVGEAIKVVRRFSLPNVSKNELLDVDGLFRFPRVSCAAASADDADLDPNIAEHPPRPLLERLARDLRRRLGLRLFNIDMIREHGTKDVFYVIDINYFPGYGKMPEYEHIFINFLLSLGQNKCKKKDDT, encoded by the exons ATGAAGTTGAACGGAGAAATCTCGGAcggagaagaagatgaagagaaaatGGTGGTTGGTTACGCCTTAACGTCGAAGAAGAAGAAAAGCTTTCTAAAGCCAAACTTTATTGCCCTCGCAAG GAATAAGGGGATTTCCTTTGTTGCCATTGATCTAAAGAAGCCGCTGTTAGAACAAGGTCCATTTGATGTTATCTTGCATAAG GATTACAGGCATCAACATCCCGAAGTAACCATCCTTGACCCTCCATATGCAATTCAACATTTGCTCAATCGACAATCCATGCTACAAAATGTGGCAGAGCTAAATTTATCTGACTGCCATG GCAAGGTTGGGGTTCCGCACCAGTTGGTTATCACTAAAAACCCATCTACTATTCCCTATGAAGTCACCAAAGCTGGAATGAAGTTACCTTTAG TTGCTAAACCATTAGTTGTGGATGGGAGTGCAAAGTCACACGAATTGTGTCTTGCTTATGATGAATTGTCTCTTTCAAAGCTTGAACCTCCACTTGTTCTTCAAGAGTTTGTTAATCATG GTGGTCTTCTTTTTAAGATTTATATTGTTGGGGAAGCTATAAAGGTTGTGAGGCGTTTCTCTCTACCCAATGTTAGTAAAAATGAGCTATTGGATGTCGATGGTTTATTCCGATTTCCAAGAGTTTCATGTGCAGCAGCTTCTGCAGATGATGCTGATTTGGATCCAAATATTGCAG AACATCCACCAAGACCCTTATTGGAGAGGCTTGCAAGGGACCTACGTCGCAGACTG GGACTCCGCTTGTTCAACATTGATATGATACGAGAACACGGGACAAAGGACGTGTTTTATGTCATTGATATCAATTACTTTCCTG GGTATGGAAAAATGCCAGAGTATGAGCACATATTTATCAATTTCCTACTTAGCCTTGGGCAGAACAAATGTAAGAAGAAGGATGATACTTAA